In Paraburkholderia terrae, the DNA window TCGACAACGCCGCCGAGTGGATTCTCGAACTCGACCGCGGCCACGGCATTCCGTGGAAAGGCAACTACAGCAGCTGGCTCGACCAGAAGGAAGACCGCCTGAAGCAGGAAGAAGCGTCTGAATCGGCGCGTCAAAAGGCGATCAAGAAAGAACTGGAATGGGTGCGCCAGAACCCGAAGGGCCGTCAGGCAAAGTCGAAGGCGCGTATTGCCCGCTTCGAGGAACTGAACAGCCAGGAATACCAGAAGCGCAACGAAACCCAGGAAATCTTCATCCCCGTCGGCGACCGCCTCGGCAATGAAGTGATCGAGTTCAAGAACGTCAGCAAGTCGTATGGCGATCGCCTGCTCATCGACGACCTGAGCCTGAAGATTCCGGCAGGCGCGATCGTCGGCATCATCGGCCCGAACGGCGCCGGTAAGTCGACCCTCTTCCGCATGCTGACGGGCAAGGAGCAGCCGGATTCCGGCGAAATCGTGCAAGGCCCGACCGTCAAGCTCGCGTACGTCGATCAGAGCCGCGACGCGCTCGACGGCTCGAAGACGGTGTTCGAAGCGATCTCCGGCGGCGCGGACGTGCTGACGGTCGGCAAGTACGAAACGCCGTCGCGCGCGTATATCGGCCGCTTCAACTTCAAGGGCGGCGACCAGCAGAAGATCGTCGGCAATCTGTCGGGCGGGGAGCGCGGCCGGCTGCATCTGGCCAAGACGCTGATCGCGGGCGGCAACGTGTTGCTGCTGGACGAACCGTCGAACGACCTCGACGTCGAAACGCTGCGCGCGCTCGAAGACGCACTGCTCGAATTCGCCGGCTCGGTCATGGTGATCTCGCACGATCGCTGGTTCCTCGACCGCATCGCGACGCACATCCTCGCGTTCGAAGGCGATTCGCAAGTCACCTTCTTCAACGGTAACTACCAGGAGTACGAAGCGGACAAGCGCGCGCGTCTCGGCGAAGAAGCGGCGCGTCCGAAGCGTCTGCGCTACAAGCCGATCACCCGTTAAGCCTTCGCTATTGCGCTGTATCGCCGTCCGCAGCCGGGCCGTTTTGCACGGTTCGATGCGGACGGCATAAGAGTTGCTCCCGTCACTCGCAAGTCGCATTCGATCCAGGCAGTTTCAGACGCAGGCACCCGCTGTCTGCGCCGCTCGCCGAAGCGCGGCAAGATCCACCCTTATCTAACCCGAACCACGGCCAGCGCACGGACGAGGAGGTGGCATGGCGATGTCGATGGGCAAGCGCGTGACGTTGGCTGTCGCGGGCGCGATCGTACTGCTCGTCGTGATTGCGCTCGGCGGGTTGTATTTCGTGCAACACGAAGTGAAAGAGCGCGTCGCCGAGGCGCTAGCGCCGCTCGGCACGGCTGAAAGTATTGACGTGGGGTTTTCGGCGATTACGCTGCGCCACGTCCGGCTGACGGCACCCAGCGACTGGCCGACACCCGACGCCTTCACCGCCGACGAAATCACGATGACACCCGACATCCGCGATCTGCTCGCGCATCGCGTGCATCTGCAAAGCGTCGTGGTAAGCGGCTTCAGTCTCGTGGTCGTGCGCACCGCGAGCGGCAGGCTGGAAATCTTGCCGAAGCTGCGTCAAACGGTGAGCCGTCCCGGCCAGTCGGCAAGCGAAGCGAGCGGCGCGGCGCCGAACCGGCCGCCGCTACCCGCCGAGAAACTCATCGACCACATCGCATTCGCGGACGGCCAGTTCGTCTTCTATGACGAGATGATCCGCAAGCCGCCTTACAAGGTGACAGTCAGTGACGCGAGCGCGAGCGTCGACCACATCCATCTGCCCGATCTCACCGAACCGACCAGTCTGTCCGTCAAAGGCTCGATCAAAGGGCCGGCGCACACGGGCACGGTGACGTTCGACGGCTGGATGAAGATCGCCAGCAAGGACTCTCAGACGACCACGACGCTGCGCGGCGTCGATGTCGTGACACTCGATCCCTATCTGTTGAAAAAGGCCGGCGCGAAAACGCAGGTGACGGGCGGCACGCTCGACCTCAACCTGCAGGCGACGGTGACGAGCTATCACATTCACGCGCCGGGCACGGTGACGCTGCATCATCTGCAACTGGCCGCGACGGACGACCCGCTCGACACGTTCATGCAGATCCCGGCGCGCGCCGCCGTCGCCGCGCTCAAACAACACGGCGACGACATCACGCTGCACTTCGTGATCGACGGTAATCTGCGCGACCCGAAGTTCAAGCTCAATGAAAGCGTGATGACGGAACTGCGCGCGAACTTCGCGAAGGCGCTGGGCGTCAGCGCCGAGGGTGTCGCGAAGGGCGCGGGCGAAACGGTAAAAGGGCTTGGGAACGCGCTAAAAAATTTGCTGGGACAGTGAGGCCCGCTCCAGCGCGGTCTTACACCGGAAGACCCAGTTCCCGGAGTTTCGCTTCGGTTTGCGCGGCGTTCGTGTGATGCACGCCGTGCCAGCCCAGTTCCGTCGCGGCAGCCGCGTTCTTGAGGTTGTCGTCGATGAAAACCAGTTCGTGCGCCTCGATGTCCGGCAGATGCGCGCGGATACGGCTTAGCATCTCCGCGAAAATCGCCGGGTCGGGCTTGACCATCTTCACGCGCCCCGACACGACGATGTCCTTGAAACGCCGCAACACTGGGTAGTGCTCCCACGCATATGGGAACGTCTCGTCCGACCAGTTCGTCAGGCCGAAGAGCGGCACATTCGCGGCTTCGAGCTTCTCCACAGTCGCGACGCCGTCGTCGAGTTGGCCCGCCACCATTTGATGCCAGCGCTCGTAAAACGCGCGAATCAGCGCTTCGTGCTCGGGAAACTTCGCGACCAGTT includes these proteins:
- the ettA gene encoding energy-dependent translational throttle protein EttA, producing the protein MAQYVFTMNRVGKIVPPKRQILKDISLSFFPGAKIGLLGLNGSGKSTLIRIMAGVDKDIEGEATPMPNLNIGYLPQEPQLDPQQTVREAVEDGLGDVFQAQKKLDEIYAAYAEPDADFDALAAEQAKYEAILATSDGGSPEQQLEVAADALRLPPWDAKIENLSGGEKRRVALCKLLLQKPDMLLLDEPTNHLDAESVEWLEQFLTRFPGTVVAVTHDRYFLDNAAEWILELDRGHGIPWKGNYSSWLDQKEDRLKQEEASESARQKAIKKELEWVRQNPKGRQAKSKARIARFEELNSQEYQKRNETQEIFIPVGDRLGNEVIEFKNVSKSYGDRLLIDDLSLKIPAGAIVGIIGPNGAGKSTLFRMLTGKEQPDSGEIVQGPTVKLAYVDQSRDALDGSKTVFEAISGGADVLTVGKYETPSRAYIGRFNFKGGDQQKIVGNLSGGERGRLHLAKTLIAGGNVLLLDEPSNDLDVETLRALEDALLEFAGSVMVISHDRWFLDRIATHILAFEGDSQVTFFNGNYQEYEADKRARLGEEAARPKRLRYKPITR
- a CDS encoding DUF748 domain-containing protein, whose product is MAMSMGKRVTLAVAGAIVLLVVIALGGLYFVQHEVKERVAEALAPLGTAESIDVGFSAITLRHVRLTAPSDWPTPDAFTADEITMTPDIRDLLAHRVHLQSVVVSGFSLVVVRTASGRLEILPKLRQTVSRPGQSASEASGAAPNRPPLPAEKLIDHIAFADGQFVFYDEMIRKPPYKVTVSDASASVDHIHLPDLTEPTSLSVKGSIKGPAHTGTVTFDGWMKIASKDSQTTTTLRGVDVVTLDPYLLKKAGAKTQVTGGTLDLNLQATVTSYHIHAPGTVTLHHLQLAATDDPLDTFMQIPARAAVAALKQHGDDITLHFVIDGNLRDPKFKLNESVMTELRANFAKALGVSAEGVAKGAGETVKGLGNALKNLLGQ
- a CDS encoding HAD family hydrolase gives rise to the protein MTIKAVVFDFGGVLIDWSPQYLYRELIPDDAERARFLSNVCTMDWVIRQDGGQPIAEGTAELVAKFPEHEALIRAFYERWHQMVAGQLDDGVATVEKLEAANVPLFGLTNWSDETFPYAWEHYPVLRRFKDIVVSGRVKMVKPDPAIFAEMLSRIRAHLPDIEAHELVFIDDNLKNAAAATELGWHGVHHTNAAQTEAKLRELGLPV